Proteins encoded by one window of Mariniplasma anaerobium:
- a CDS encoding PTS transporter subunit IIC, protein MKLRSFLMTTLNGMVYGLFATLIIAVIFQQFGKLLNIDLIEFTLYSALFSLMGVGIGMGIALSLKMDGLKMVVAAVMGGIATSFKYQFGTGIVVGINNDPVTTYLVVVLGIFILKKVLIRKTPIDILLVPLLGSIIALVLTLGISGPIGFVLDLISSGIQNATMIAPFPMTIIIAVVMGMLLTSPISSAAIAIAINLNGIAGGAALVGTTVQMIGFAVQSRKDNNIGMVLSIAFGTSMLQFKNILRKPIIWLPTIIASAILSPIIVLTLNTETSRFGAGMGSSGLVGPLQTLAEMNYSFESWISIALAIGLSVVLVFFIDLIFRKYNLIVDGDLSVANDIN, encoded by the coding sequence ATGAAACTAAGAAGCTTTTTAATGACAACTTTAAATGGTATGGTCTATGGATTGTTTGCGACATTAATCATTGCGGTCATTTTTCAACAGTTTGGCAAATTACTAAATATAGATTTAATTGAATTTACACTTTACTCAGCCTTATTTTCTTTAATGGGTGTTGGTATTGGTATGGGAATTGCTTTAAGCTTAAAAATGGATGGTTTAAAGATGGTTGTTGCTGCTGTCATGGGTGGTATTGCAACAAGTTTTAAATATCAATTTGGTACAGGTATCGTTGTAGGTATTAATAATGATCCAGTAACAACTTATTTAGTCGTTGTTCTTGGTATTTTTATTTTAAAGAAAGTCCTAATTAGAAAAACACCTATTGATATTTTATTAGTTCCTTTATTAGGATCTATCATAGCTTTAGTCTTAACGTTAGGAATTAGTGGACCTATTGGATTTGTATTAGATTTAATTTCTAGTGGAATTCAAAATGCAACTATGATTGCACCATTTCCAATGACAATCATCATTGCTGTTGTTATGGGTATGTTATTAACATCTCCAATTTCAAGTGCAGCTATTGCGATTGCAATCAATTTAAATGGGATAGCAGGAGGAGCAGCACTAGTAGGCACAACAGTTCAAATGATCGGATTTGCAGTTCAATCTAGAAAAGATAATAATATTGGTATGGTATTATCAATTGCATTTGGAACATCAATGCTTCAATTTAAAAACATTTTAAGGAAACCAATTATTTGGCTACCTACAATTATTGCATCGGCGATATTATCACCAATTATTGTATTGACTTTAAATACAGAAACATCAAGATTTGGAGCAGGTATGGGTTCATCTGGTTTAGTTGGACCGTTGCAAACACTTGCTGAAATGAACTATAGTTTTGAAAGTTGGATATCTATTGCTTTAGCAATCGGGCTTTCAGTCGTATTGGTATTTTTCATTGATTTGATATTTAGAAAATATAATTTAATTGTTGATGGTGACTTATCAGTTGCTAATGATATAAATTAA
- the fabV gene encoding enoyl-ACP reductase FabV, with protein sequence MLINPSLRSNFFTNAHPIGIKKNMENLIKEVKTYPSFKGPKNVLILGGSSGYGLASRISLAFGSNSNTINVSFERAARSNQSGSAGYWNNVFFRYFTKDSQQKHMDFNGDAYSLEMKQQVLAYVKENFGTLDLIIYSLASGRRNNPETGHIVNSYIKPLGKTAVGKTLDIANMEVVELSIEPASEQETKDTVYVMGGSDWKDWIDFFDQNEALSKNFKTISYTYIGGKNTDEIYRSGTLGKAKEDLELAAYQMNPILKEKYQGEALISSSKSVVSKAGVFIPQMPIYVACLFDVMKAHEVHETTLEHKYRLFKDMVYGHKRILDEKGRLRLDHREMQDEIQDETQKLMNSLDDQAILELNGTKEFLKEFYQINGFDMDGVDYEKDVDLDQLIKTYKPDNYIF encoded by the coding sequence ATGCTTATTAATCCAAGTCTTAGAAGTAATTTCTTTACAAACGCTCATCCTATCGGGATTAAAAAAAATATGGAAAACTTAATTAAAGAAGTTAAAACTTACCCTTCATTTAAAGGACCTAAAAATGTCTTAATTTTAGGTGGTTCTTCTGGTTATGGACTAGCCTCAAGAATCAGTTTAGCTTTTGGCTCAAATTCAAACACCATTAATGTTTCTTTTGAAAGAGCAGCAAGATCTAATCAAAGTGGTTCTGCTGGATATTGGAACAATGTCTTTTTTAGATATTTTACCAAAGATAGTCAGCAAAAACATATGGATTTCAATGGTGATGCCTATAGCCTTGAGATGAAACAACAAGTTCTAGCTTATGTTAAAGAAAATTTTGGAACACTTGATTTAATCATTTATTCACTTGCCTCAGGTAGACGAAACAATCCTGAAACAGGACATATTGTCAATTCATATATAAAACCTTTAGGTAAAACAGCTGTTGGAAAAACACTTGATATTGCAAATATGGAAGTTGTTGAATTAAGCATTGAACCAGCAAGCGAGCAAGAAACTAAAGATACAGTATATGTCATGGGTGGTAGTGATTGGAAAGATTGGATTGATTTCTTTGATCAAAATGAAGCTTTATCAAAAAACTTTAAAACTATTTCTTATACATACATTGGCGGTAAAAACACAGATGAAATATATCGAAGTGGTACTTTAGGCAAAGCTAAAGAAGACTTAGAGCTAGCAGCATATCAAATGAATCCTATATTAAAAGAAAAATATCAAGGAGAAGCCTTGATATCATCTAGTAAATCAGTTGTTTCAAAAGCAGGTGTATTCATTCCGCAAATGCCTATCTATGTGGCTTGTTTATTTGATGTTATGAAAGCTCACGAAGTTCATGAAACGACCTTAGAACATAAATATAGACTCTTTAAAGATATGGTCTATGGACACAAGCGCATCCTTGATGAAAAAGGTAGACTTCGCTTAGATCATAGAGAAATGCAAGATGAAATCCAAGATGAAACACAAAAGCTTATGAACTCACTTGATGATCAAGCTATTCTAGAGCTAAATGGAACAAAAGAGTTCTTAAAAGAATTCTATCAAATCAATGGATTTGATATGGATGGTGTTGATTATGAAAAAGATGTAGATTTAGATCAATTAATTAAGACCTATAAACCTGATAATTATATTTTTTAA
- a CDS encoding transposase translates to MLNRDQKNNTKNLQVVDIDSLVPQNHLVRKVDKVMQFDFIYDIVEHLYSDDMGRPSIDPVVLFKIVFIQYLFNIRSMRRTIEEIEVNVAYRWFLGYDFSDDIPHFSTFGKNYVRRFKDTDIFEEIFNTILYQAMNLKLVKMDNIFVDSTHIKAYANKRRVNDILINDSTHKYVKQLHEEINELRLKEGKKIIDYDSPKKAIISLTDPDCGMFHKGEKERQLAYSNQVISDENGWVLSSEMFAGNLHDSITGLDTVVNYLDTHKEVKVAVMDSGYDNPILLNEIYKRKVLPVLPYKRPKGKDGSIGLNGERHLTKNRFDYIEMHDYYICPNEKILTYRGTNKLGYREYKTRVKDCIECPFKAQCTNQKTRSLTRHQLEYVNPLIKETRLSEIGRELYPKRKSSVERVFGISKMNHCLGVTYLRGRQKNEDRSFMIFSMYNLKKLAALMWT, encoded by the coding sequence ATGTTAAATAGAGATCAAAAAAACAACACCAAGAATCTACAAGTCGTTGATATTGATTCACTTGTCCCACAAAATCATTTAGTCCGCAAGGTGGATAAAGTGATGCAGTTTGATTTTATCTATGATATTGTCGAGCATTTATATTCAGATGATATGGGCAGACCTTCAATTGATCCAGTCGTTTTATTTAAAATTGTCTTTATTCAATATTTATTTAACATTCGTTCGATGAGACGTACGATTGAAGAAATCGAAGTAAACGTTGCATATCGTTGGTTTTTAGGATATGATTTTTCCGATGACATTCCTCATTTCTCAACATTTGGAAAAAATTACGTTAGACGATTTAAAGACACAGATATATTTGAAGAAATTTTCAACACCATTTTATATCAAGCAATGAACTTAAAGTTAGTCAAGATGGATAACATCTTTGTCGATTCAACACATATTAAAGCATATGCCAATAAAAGACGTGTTAATGATATCTTAATCAATGATTCAACACATAAATATGTTAAACAGCTCCATGAAGAAATTAATGAACTTAGACTAAAAGAAGGTAAGAAAATCATTGATTATGATAGCCCAAAGAAAGCAATCATCAGTTTAACTGATCCAGATTGCGGGATGTTTCATAAAGGTGAAAAAGAGCGACAATTAGCCTACAGCAATCAAGTGATCAGCGATGAGAACGGTTGGGTTTTATCCTCTGAGATGTTTGCAGGAAACCTTCATGATAGTATAACAGGATTAGATACAGTAGTTAACTATCTAGATACCCATAAGGAAGTTAAAGTGGCAGTCATGGACTCTGGATATGATAATCCAATTCTTCTTAATGAAATATATAAGCGAAAAGTCCTACCTGTATTGCCATATAAACGGCCTAAAGGAAAAGATGGTTCTATAGGTCTAAATGGAGAACGGCACCTTACAAAGAATAGATTTGATTATATTGAAATGCATGACTATTATATATGTCCTAATGAAAAGATACTAACTTACAGAGGAACCAATAAACTAGGATACCGTGAATACAAGACACGTGTTAAAGATTGTATAGAATGCCCATTTAAAGCACAGTGTACAAATCAAAAAACAAGAAGTTTAACAAGACATCAATTAGAGTATGTAAATCCTTTAATCAAAGAAACGAGACTCTCAGAGATTGGAAGGGAGCTTTATCCCAAAAGAAAATCATCAGTTGAAAGAGTTTTTGGGATTTCAAAGATGAATCACTGTCTAGGTGTTACCTATTTAAGGGGACGTCAAAAGAATGAAGATCGAAGCTTCATGATTTTTAGTATGTATAATTTGAAAAAGTTAGCCGCATTAATGTGGACATAG